A region of Allocoleopsis franciscana PCC 7113 DNA encodes the following proteins:
- the recO gene encoding DNA repair protein RecO, which produces MSRTYKATGIILKCMPLGEADKLVTILTRELGLIRAVAPGARKQNSQLGGRSGLFVVNDLLLAKGRSLDKITQAQTLESYPGLSKTLGKLAASQYLAEVVLCHALSEQPQEELYELLNEHLRRLEGLPYTSDRQALLLSADPNSEASSVLAHLSHGVFHLLALAGIAPQVRVCCVTQDLLQPDFSDPDWRVGFSVDAGGTVSLAAKALEGERLKRSVLVGQGEPQVRGNDSLDVPTTPPPRVNMKLDAIELTLLQQLAAAELPQLTAILPEPITNLLHPESINEAWVKVERVLREYVQYHYGRTIRSATLVDALSIPDF; this is translated from the coding sequence ATGAGCCGAACCTACAAAGCCACTGGTATTATTCTTAAATGTATGCCGCTTGGGGAAGCGGACAAACTAGTCACGATTTTGACGCGGGAGTTGGGTCTGATCCGAGCCGTCGCCCCGGGCGCTCGCAAACAAAACTCGCAATTGGGTGGTAGAAGTGGTTTGTTTGTCGTCAATGATCTGTTGTTGGCGAAAGGGCGATCGCTCGATAAAATTACTCAGGCTCAAACCCTGGAGTCTTACCCCGGATTGAGTAAAACTTTAGGAAAACTAGCCGCCAGTCAATACTTGGCAGAAGTCGTTCTCTGTCATGCTTTAAGTGAGCAGCCACAGGAGGAACTGTACGAGCTACTCAATGAACATCTGCGGCGTCTGGAGGGTTTGCCCTATACCAGCGATCGCCAAGCCCTGCTCTTGAGCGCTGATCCGAATTCAGAGGCATCTTCGGTACTGGCTCACTTATCCCACGGAGTTTTTCATCTGCTGGCGTTGGCAGGTATCGCGCCTCAGGTTCGAGTTTGTTGTGTTACCCAGGACTTGCTCCAACCGGATTTTAGCGACCCGGATTGGCGAGTTGGTTTTAGTGTTGACGCCGGTGGTACAGTCAGCTTAGCGGCAAAGGCGTTGGAGGGTGAGCGATTGAAGCGTTCTGTGCTAGTCGGGCAAGGGGAGCCTCAAGTGAGGGGGAACGACTCGCTCGATGTCCCGACTACACCACCTCCCAGAGTGAATATGAAATTAGATGCGATCGAGTTAACGCTGCTTCAACAGCTAGCGGCGGCTGAGTTACCGCAACTAACGGCGATTTTACCCGAACCGATCACCAACCTGTTGCATCCGGAATCCATCAATGAGGCTTGGGTAAAAGTAGAGCGAGTTTTACGAGAGTATGTCCAATATCACTATGGTCGAACGATTCGCTCAGCGACCTTAGTGGATGCCCTCTCTATTCCGGATTTCTGA
- a CDS encoding MFS transporter encodes MQLSDPERLTKLPCNEKSDPMAQPTTSGDEAPKPSEVEEFLPHTGDTPHEPLRLGFAAVLQNRNFLALWSGQVFSQLADKVYLVLMIALIAARFQDANQPISGWVSAIMVAFTIPAVLFGSLAGVFVDRWPKKAVLVASNIVRGVLLLTLPLLLWVTQGWTPFYNLPIGFCILLGITFLVSTLTQFFSPAEQAVMPLIVERGDLLSANSLYTTTMMASLIVGFAVGEPLLALADTLVRSVSPNWDFGKELLVGGSYAIAGLLLLLLKTGEKKKVYEGEPPHVFADILDGLLYVRHHRRVRNALIQLVILFSVFAALSVLAVRLAEMLPGLKASQFGFLLAAGGIGMAGGAAILGHWGQRFSHNQLSLYGSMGMAGSLVGIALFTHSLWLTLLMTILLGSFAALVGIPMQTTIQAETPKEMRGKVFGLQNNAVNIALSLPLALAGVAETILGLKTVFFSLAALVIAGGVLNWYISGTRLTMSNKADI; translated from the coding sequence ATGCAATTATCCGACCCTGAACGATTAACAAAACTACCGTGTAATGAAAAATCTGACCCCATGGCTCAGCCAACCACCTCTGGAGACGAAGCACCAAAGCCCAGTGAGGTCGAGGAGTTTCTCCCCCATACGGGTGATACCCCCCATGAGCCGTTAAGACTGGGATTTGCAGCAGTTCTGCAAAACCGTAATTTTTTAGCGCTCTGGAGCGGTCAGGTCTTTTCTCAGCTAGCAGACAAGGTTTATCTGGTACTGATGATTGCCTTGATTGCTGCTCGGTTTCAAGACGCGAATCAACCCATTAGCGGCTGGGTATCCGCGATTATGGTGGCGTTCACGATTCCCGCTGTGCTATTTGGTTCATTAGCGGGTGTTTTTGTAGACCGATGGCCTAAAAAAGCCGTGCTGGTGGCTAGTAATATTGTGCGAGGTGTGCTATTGCTAACTTTGCCCTTATTGTTATGGGTAACTCAAGGGTGGACACCGTTCTACAATTTGCCGATCGGCTTCTGCATTTTGTTAGGAATTACGTTCCTGGTTTCTACGTTGACGCAGTTTTTTTCACCGGCAGAGCAGGCTGTGATGCCGCTGATTGTGGAACGTGGAGATTTGCTCTCGGCTAACTCTTTATACACAACAACGATGATGGCGTCGTTGATTGTCGGCTTTGCCGTGGGCGAACCCCTGTTAGCATTAGCCGATACGCTAGTGCGTAGTGTCAGTCCGAATTGGGACTTTGGTAAAGAACTGCTGGTGGGAGGTTCTTATGCGATCGCCGGTTTACTCCTACTATTGCTGAAAACCGGTGAGAAGAAAAAGGTGTATGAGGGAGAACCTCCTCATGTGTTTGCGGATATTTTGGACGGTTTGCTCTATGTGAGACACCACCGACGTGTCCGCAATGCCTTGATTCAACTGGTGATTTTATTTTCGGTGTTTGCGGCTTTGTCCGTTCTCGCGGTTCGTCTGGCGGAAATGCTACCTGGTTTGAAAGCGTCCCAGTTTGGTTTTTTGCTCGCAGCGGGCGGTATCGGGATGGCTGGCGGTGCAGCGATTTTGGGGCACTGGGGTCAACGCTTCTCTCACAACCAGTTGAGTTTGTATGGTTCTATGGGGATGGCTGGTTCGTTGGTAGGTATAGCTTTATTTACCCATAGCCTCTGGCTGACTCTTTTAATGACCATCCTGTTGGGCAGTTTCGCGGCTTTGGTCGGCATCCCCATGCAGACCACAATCCAGGCAGAAACGCCAAAAGAAATGCGAGGCAAGGTGTTTGGGCTACAAAATAACGCGGTCAATATTGCTCTAAGCTTGCCCTTAGCCTTAGCCGGTGTGGCGGAAACCATCTTGGGATTAAAAACTGTATTTTTCAGTTTAGCAGCACTAGTGATCGCCGGTGGGGTCTTAAACTGGTATATTTCCGGTACAAGATTAACTATGTCAAACAAAGCTGACATATAG
- the deoC gene encoding deoxyribose-phosphate aldolase: protein MAVNYSDLDLAPLIDHALLNPAATPEQVEKCCGEADRFNFATVCVYPVYVKQATELLRGKKPKVCTVIGFPTGATTPAAKLYEAQEAVENGATELDVVIHLGGLKAGKTNEVYREIAQICEATGQTVKAILETALLTDAQKRLAAEICMDAGVQFLKTSTGWNGGATVTDIRLLKKVTQGQIGIKAAGGIRTLEQAFELVQAGATRLGTSRGPDLLRQRDTLEKEDGE from the coding sequence ATGGCTGTCAACTACTCAGATCTAGATCTTGCGCCATTAATCGATCACGCCCTGCTCAATCCAGCCGCCACACCCGAACAAGTGGAAAAGTGTTGCGGCGAGGCAGATCGATTTAACTTCGCCACGGTGTGCGTCTACCCAGTTTATGTGAAGCAAGCCACTGAGTTGCTTCGCGGCAAGAAACCGAAAGTCTGTACAGTCATTGGTTTTCCCACAGGGGCAACCACTCCAGCCGCCAAGCTTTATGAAGCACAAGAGGCTGTGGAAAATGGCGCAACAGAACTCGATGTGGTGATTCACCTGGGTGGATTGAAGGCGGGTAAAACCAACGAAGTCTACCGAGAAATTGCCCAAATTTGTGAGGCAACGGGTCAAACCGTAAAAGCGATTTTAGAAACTGCCCTCTTGACAGATGCTCAGAAGCGCCTCGCTGCGGAAATATGTATGGACGCAGGAGTGCAATTTCTGAAAACGAGTACTGGCTGGAACGGAGGTGCAACCGTGACAGATATCCGACTTTTGAAAAAAGTGACACAAGGACAAATTGGCATTAAGGCAGCAGGAGGTATACGCACATTAGAGCAAGCTTTTGAGTTAGTCCAAGCCGGAGCCACACGTCTGGGAACCTCTCGCGGGCCTGATTTACTCCGACAGCGCGATACGCTGGAAAAGGAAGATGGGGAATAG
- a CDS encoding metal ABC transporter substrate-binding protein yields the protein MNVNPQSEGRKQTLLKKAEGKGQKAKGLVPIVSSNASRQPYGWIAVTTLILGVLISGCNSTKSKPIGSEQSDKPQVVSTSTIITDWTEQVGGDEIQLKGILKPGADPHVYEPVPMDSQVLEDADLILYNGYNLEPGLIKLMNSAGVKAKKLAVGEVVKPLDFNYSGKRTPDPHVWGDAKNAIAMVNAIRDQLIELSPEDKEKFTQNAAQLTAQLQQVDVWITQQIQTIPEKQRKLVTTHDAFQYYSRAYNIPVAGTLIGISTEEQPSAQTVKRLSDSVKAVGVPAIFAETTINPALIKTVAQEAGVKLAPRELYSDSIGAPGGEGDSYVKMMVANTRTIVEALGGQYRAFEATQKPKTTSTR from the coding sequence TAGTAGCAACGCTTCACGCCAACCCTATGGGTGGATAGCCGTTACAACCTTGATTCTGGGAGTTTTAATCAGTGGATGTAACTCCACCAAGAGCAAGCCAATCGGTTCTGAGCAATCCGATAAGCCTCAAGTCGTTTCTACCAGCACGATTATCACAGACTGGACGGAGCAAGTGGGGGGAGACGAGATTCAACTGAAGGGTATCCTAAAACCAGGTGCAGACCCCCATGTTTATGAACCTGTGCCCATGGATAGTCAGGTACTCGAAGATGCCGATCTCATTCTCTACAACGGCTACAATCTGGAGCCAGGGCTGATTAAGCTGATGAATTCGGCGGGGGTAAAGGCGAAGAAATTGGCGGTTGGGGAAGTCGTTAAGCCATTGGATTTTAACTACAGTGGGAAACGAACTCCTGATCCTCATGTCTGGGGGGATGCGAAAAATGCGATCGCGATGGTAAATGCCATTCGCGATCAGTTAATCGAACTTTCACCCGAAGACAAAGAGAAATTTACCCAGAATGCAGCGCAACTTACCGCCCAATTGCAGCAAGTTGATGTTTGGATTACTCAGCAAATTCAAACCATTCCCGAAAAGCAGCGCAAGCTTGTAACCACACATGATGCATTTCAGTACTATTCTCGTGCCTACAATATACCCGTTGCAGGTACCCTAATTGGCATCAGTACCGAAGAACAACCCAGTGCCCAAACCGTGAAACGGTTGTCTGATTCTGTGAAAGCGGTGGGCGTACCCGCCATTTTTGCCGAAACCACGATTAACCCAGCTCTGATTAAAACTGTTGCACAGGAAGCTGGGGTAAAACTCGCGCCACGAGAACTCTACTCTGACTCCATTGGCGCACCAGGGGGGGAAGGGGATAGCTACGTCAAAATGATGGTGGCGAATACTCGTACTATTGTGGAAGCACTGGGCGGTCAGTACAGAGCCTTCGAGGCGACCCAAAAGCCAAAAACAACGTCTACCCGATGA